The Shewanella mangrovisoli genome has a window encoding:
- a CDS encoding tetratricopeptide repeat protein, with protein MSVINKMLQDLDKRQQGHALSNVAVHQAQYLGRPNPSRKWLVISLVSLLVGGLSVYAFQATNGARSVVDKPANPVASSQTQPDNARPQTDTSPLETETTTPNQPTAEMEQVSQSSTEAPAKEMSASAESSSSVAQSPRVNTAPLEPRSEQTRSEQAIASVAANTSPDTPNKAALTQESVLAQSEPLLVTAKTNQADVTASQSEVKITQTDPKASEPVVPAATQASSQASSPASAQAQSTGQMAIREVKLSPSQLAQKQLVLAADAEKQGQLVKAMDYYAKALKLDPSLHESRKQLAALHYGQGELAQAVEVLAQGLLLYPQEFEFALLLARVQHAMGETDLALASLAQIPDSHPLARQKWLAQTDLAQKQGQYSLVEQAYRKLLQQEPQQGKWWMGLAYALDSQQQFGPASQAYRTALSYSGLSTQATAFIEQRLQQLGDSQ; from the coding sequence ATGAGTGTGATCAACAAGATGCTGCAGGATCTCGATAAGCGCCAGCAGGGGCATGCTCTCAGCAATGTGGCTGTGCATCAGGCCCAGTATTTAGGGCGTCCCAACCCATCACGCAAATGGTTAGTCATCAGTTTAGTATCGCTGCTGGTGGGCGGATTATCGGTATATGCCTTTCAGGCGACCAACGGTGCAAGAAGCGTCGTGGATAAGCCTGCAAATCCTGTAGCGAGTTCGCAAACTCAGCCGGATAATGCCCGCCCACAGACTGATACGAGTCCTCTGGAAACAGAAACGACTACACCAAATCAGCCAACAGCTGAGATGGAGCAAGTGAGTCAGTCGTCGACAGAGGCTCCTGCAAAGGAGATGTCTGCGTCAGCAGAATCTTCCTCAAGTGTGGCTCAATCTCCCCGTGTAAATACGGCGCCCTTAGAACCAAGGAGTGAGCAGACAAGGAGTGAACAGGCAATAGCGTCAGTTGCGGCAAACACCTCACCTGATACACCTAACAAGGCGGCATTAACCCAAGAGTCGGTGCTGGCACAAAGTGAGCCACTACTAGTTACTGCTAAAACAAATCAAGCAGACGTTACCGCAAGCCAGAGCGAAGTAAAAATAACTCAAACAGACCCTAAGGCGAGTGAGCCCGTCGTGCCTGCTGCGACTCAAGCTTCGAGCCAAGCTTCAAGCCCAGCTTCGGCTCAGGCTCAGTCAACGGGGCAAATGGCGATTCGAGAAGTGAAGTTGTCCCCAAGCCAACTCGCGCAAAAGCAGTTAGTGTTGGCGGCGGATGCCGAAAAGCAGGGGCAGTTGGTTAAGGCGATGGATTACTATGCTAAGGCACTCAAGCTCGACCCAAGCTTGCACGAGTCGCGCAAACAACTGGCGGCGTTGCACTATGGTCAAGGCGAGCTGGCTCAAGCGGTCGAAGTGTTAGCGCAGGGGCTATTACTCTATCCGCAAGAGTTTGAATTTGCTTTGCTATTGGCAAGGGTGCAACATGCTATGGGCGAGACAGATCTGGCTCTTGCTAGCCTTGCTCAAATTCCCGATAGTCATCCTTTAGCTCGACAAAAGTGGTTAGCGCAAACGGATTTGGCTCAAAAACAAGGCCAATATTCGTTAGTTGAACAGGCTTACCGTAAGTTATTGCAGCAGGAGCCGCAGCAGGGGAAATGGTGGATGGGATTAGCCTATGCCCTCGATTCACAGCAGCAATTCGGTCCCGCCAGTCAGGCCTATCGCACCGCCTTAAGTTATTCAGGCCTGTCGACCCAAGCCACGGCTTTTATTGAACAACGTTTACAACAACTAGGAGATAGCCAATGA
- a CDS encoding ExeA family protein yields MYLKHFGLSQTPFSLTPNTGFFFGLSPHVEALQVLQTALQTGEGFIKVTGEVGTGKTLICRKLINELPQGFHCAYLPNPYLTPAELRWAVANELGLKYTSEIDQQQLTGLIQQQLLALSAHGHAIVLVLDEAQALPDESLEALRLFTNLETESRKLLQVVLFGQPELDERLKRQAFRQLRQRITFSYSLRPLTWDETDAYIRYRLAVAGYAGQALFGPKLTRKIAEASRGIPRLINILAHKALMLSFGEGATQVRMAHIKGAIQDTEDASRGSQRWPAYMAIALIACAAAIGALLISGVNLQQLWGGVA; encoded by the coding sequence ATGTATTTGAAGCACTTTGGACTCAGCCAAACGCCATTTTCGTTAACACCTAATACCGGATTTTTTTTCGGGTTATCCCCGCACGTAGAGGCGCTGCAAGTATTGCAGACCGCCCTACAAACCGGGGAAGGTTTTATCAAAGTCACTGGCGAAGTGGGCACGGGCAAAACCTTAATCTGCCGTAAGTTGATTAACGAGCTGCCGCAGGGCTTCCATTGTGCGTATCTTCCCAATCCTTATCTCACCCCCGCCGAGCTGCGCTGGGCGGTGGCCAATGAGCTTGGGTTAAAGTACACCAGCGAAATCGATCAGCAGCAACTCACCGGACTTATCCAGCAACAATTACTCGCCCTGAGCGCCCATGGTCACGCCATTGTATTAGTGCTGGACGAAGCGCAGGCCTTGCCCGATGAGAGCCTCGAAGCGCTGCGACTGTTTACCAATCTTGAAACCGAGAGTCGTAAGCTGTTGCAAGTGGTGCTCTTTGGTCAGCCCGAGTTGGATGAGCGATTAAAGCGTCAAGCCTTTAGACAATTACGGCAGCGCATCACCTTTAGCTACAGTCTGCGACCGCTAACCTGGGACGAAACCGATGCCTACATTCGCTATCGCTTAGCGGTGGCAGGCTATGCGGGACAAGCCTTATTTGGCCCAAAACTGACCCGTAAAATAGCCGAGGCATCACGTGGCATTCCAAGATTAATCAACATTTTAGCCCATAAGGCCCTGATGCTCAGTTTTGGCGAAGGCGCAACGCAAGTGCGTATGGCCCACATTAAGGGCGCGATACAGGATACTGAAGATGCTAGTCGCGGCTCGCAAAGATGGCCAGCGTATATGGCGATCGCACTGATAGCATGTGCAGCGGCAATAGGGGCATTACTGATCTCTGGTGTTAACCTGCAACAGTTGTGGGGAGGCGTCGCATGA
- the mshL gene encoding pilus (MSHA type) biogenesis protein MshL, producing MTAIKYITPLLSLCLMACQTTDRPQPVASKEALATSMQTASQPTPPPPATMPDAVQRELNANAMMGGLTPPMETERRIDVSAHDVDARVFFPSLVQGTPFSVAVHPEVQGTISLSLKGVTLSEAIQVVEDIYGYEVSREGRILRVFPAGMRTETFPLNYLYMERDGLSLTSVSSGRISDNNNSNNNNSNNNNSNNGNFGNNSNNNNSNNGNYGNNNSSDSTNGTFIRSRTKTDFWGELKETLSAIIGDTGGGRQVVVTPQAGLVTIRAYPNELRQVRAFLNSAESHLQRQVILEAKILEVTLSDGYQQGIQWDNVLGHVGNTNINFGTSAGAGLSDKITASLGGVTSLSIKGSDFNTMISLLDTQGDVDVLSSPRVTASNNQKAVIKVGTDEYFVTDVSSTTVAGTTPVTTPQVELTPFFSGIALDVTPQIDKDGNVLLHVHPSVIDVKEQTKDIKVSSESLELPLAQSEIRESDTVIRAASGDVVVIGGLMKSENTEVVSQVPLLGDIPLVGELFKNRSKQKKKTELIIMLKPTVVGNDTWKNELERSKTLLDRWYPENK from the coding sequence ATGACAGCCATTAAATATATTACGCCTCTACTCTCACTTTGCCTTATGGCCTGCCAAACCACGGATAGACCGCAGCCCGTCGCCTCAAAAGAAGCGCTGGCCACCTCGATGCAAACCGCGAGTCAGCCAACGCCTCCACCACCGGCCACTATGCCCGATGCGGTGCAGCGTGAGCTGAACGCCAATGCCATGATGGGCGGGTTAACTCCGCCAATGGAGACCGAACGTCGTATCGATGTGTCTGCCCATGACGTGGATGCGAGGGTGTTTTTCCCCAGTCTAGTGCAGGGCACGCCTTTTAGCGTGGCGGTGCATCCCGAGGTGCAGGGCACGATTTCATTGTCACTCAAAGGTGTGACCCTGAGTGAAGCCATTCAAGTGGTAGAAGATATTTATGGTTATGAGGTGAGCCGTGAAGGGCGCATCCTACGCGTATTCCCCGCGGGCATGCGAACTGAGACTTTCCCATTAAATTACTTATACATGGAGCGCGATGGTCTATCGCTGACCTCTGTAAGTTCGGGCCGGATCTCCGACAATAACAACTCGAATAACAATAACTCCAATAACAACAATTCGAACAACGGCAACTTTGGCAATAACAGCAACAATAACAATTCGAACAACGGTAATTACGGCAACAATAACAGCAGCGATAGCACCAACGGCACCTTTATTCGCTCGCGCACTAAGACCGATTTTTGGGGCGAATTGAAAGAAACCTTGAGCGCCATTATCGGTGACACTGGCGGTGGTCGTCAGGTAGTTGTGACGCCACAGGCGGGATTAGTGACGATTCGTGCTTATCCTAATGAGCTGCGCCAAGTACGTGCCTTTTTAAATTCCGCCGAAAGCCATTTGCAACGCCAAGTGATCCTCGAAGCGAAGATCCTTGAAGTCACTTTGTCTGATGGTTATCAGCAAGGTATTCAATGGGATAACGTATTGGGCCACGTAGGTAATACCAATATCAATTTTGGCACCTCTGCGGGCGCAGGCTTGAGCGATAAAATTACCGCTTCCCTCGGTGGCGTGACGTCCTTAAGCATTAAAGGCTCGGATTTCAATACCATGATTAGCCTGCTCGACACCCAAGGCGATGTGGATGTGTTGTCCAGCCCAAGGGTGACGGCATCGAACAACCAAAAGGCGGTGATTAAAGTCGGTACCGACGAGTACTTCGTCACCGACGTGTCATCGACCACAGTAGCGGGCACTACGCCTGTGACCACGCCTCAGGTAGAGTTAACGCCGTTCTTCTCGGGCATCGCATTGGATGTGACGCCACAAATCGACAAAGACGGTAATGTGTTGCTGCATGTGCATCCTTCGGTTATCGATGTTAAAGAGCAAACCAAGGACATTAAGGTCAGCAGTGAATCCTTAGAACTGCCGCTGGCACAGAGCGAGATCCGCGAATCCGATACCGTTATCCGCGCAGCTTCTGGCGACGTGGTGGTGATAGGTGGTTTGATGAAGAGCGAAAATACCGAAGTGGTTTCTCAGGTGCCGCTGCTCGGTGATATTCCGCTCGTCGGCGAATTGTTTAAAAACCGCAGCAAGCAGAAGAAGAAAACCGAGTTGATTATCATGTTAAAGCCGACCGTAGTAGGCAATGATACTTGGAAAAACGAGTTAGAGCGTTCTAAGACCTTACTCGACCGTTGGTATCCAGAAAATAAGTAA
- a CDS encoding MSHA biogenesis protein MshK, translated as MSLNKPYIFIALLGLSAQVSAEALRDPTLPGKGYSAAGAVTQNQNQALVLNSIVSSGNTAYAVINNKIVSVGDSIQGVKVVRITPSSVSLSDGRKLALFQAIIER; from the coding sequence GTGTCGCTAAATAAGCCTTATATTTTCATCGCATTATTGGGGTTGTCGGCGCAAGTCTCGGCTGAAGCCTTAAGGGATCCGACCTTGCCCGGCAAAGGCTACTCGGCCGCTGGCGCCGTGACTCAGAACCAAAATCAAGCCCTAGTGCTCAATAGCATCGTCAGCTCGGGCAACACGGCCTATGCCGTAATTAATAATAAAATTGTGTCCGTGGGAGACAGCATTCAAGGGGTCAAAGTGGTGCGTATCACCCCCTCGTCGGTCTCCTTGTCTGACGGACGGAAATTAGCATTATTTCAAGCAATAATAGAGAGATAG
- a CDS encoding MSHA biogenesis protein MshJ yields the protein MKARFEQLAQKFDVLSQRERGLIALAVLVLVVMSAYMPIESLWKQQHSMAQQVKALEQENKISMQQIDLYQQRLAMDPNQDYRQRLNLLQQQNQEIDAQLNKQMVDMVPADYMPELLGNLLGQVQGIKLLKFTSVTPVPLLAVGEEKKLNLYSHGIRMSLEGDYFSVLRFVEAVEAMPDKLYWKRLDYKVADYPKGKIDIELYTLSINKDFISVAK from the coding sequence ATGAAAGCCCGATTTGAACAGTTAGCGCAAAAGTTTGATGTTCTTAGCCAGCGTGAGCGCGGGCTTATCGCTCTCGCCGTGTTAGTGCTGGTCGTCATGTCGGCCTATATGCCTATCGAGTCGCTGTGGAAACAACAGCATTCGATGGCGCAGCAAGTGAAGGCGTTAGAGCAAGAAAACAAGATTTCGATGCAACAGATTGATTTATATCAGCAGCGATTGGCCATGGATCCTAATCAGGACTATCGCCAGCGTTTAAACTTGTTGCAGCAACAGAATCAAGAGATTGATGCTCAGCTCAACAAGCAGATGGTGGACATGGTGCCCGCCGATTATATGCCTGAGCTATTAGGTAATCTGCTTGGGCAGGTTCAAGGCATTAAATTACTTAAGTTTACCTCGGTTACGCCCGTGCCACTCCTTGCCGTAGGTGAAGAGAAAAAGCTAAATCTCTATAGCCATGGAATACGCATGAGCTTGGAGGGGGATTATTTTTCTGTGCTGCGCTTTGTTGAAGCGGTAGAGGCTATGCCCGACAAACTTTACTGGAAACGACTCGACTATAAAGTGGCCGATTATCCTAAGGGGAAAATCGATATCGAGCTTTATACCTTGAGTATCAATAAGGACTTTATCAGTGTCGCTAAATAA
- a CDS encoding DUF2681 domain-containing protein, with product MIKSRVNLYSAALLPPKQSLTFSKLMSYTIGLVLVCAILAAFSYWQLAESQRALSQASAQKQQFDQQKAELEAQIAARKPDAELVARVELESQQLELKQLLMNELALRSSLTSRGFAPVLKDLAMVADASVWLNHIVINEQHFMFEGFADHPQSIPQWVGKLKTTNTLKGQAFSSMTMDRGEDKPLAFTLTSETPEEQAR from the coding sequence GTGATAAAATCGAGAGTCAATCTATATTCTGCGGCATTATTACCCCCAAAGCAGAGCCTAACCTTTTCGAAATTAATGAGTTATACCATAGGTTTGGTACTGGTCTGTGCCATACTTGCGGCCTTTAGCTATTGGCAATTAGCCGAGTCTCAGCGGGCACTGAGCCAAGCCTCGGCGCAAAAACAGCAATTCGATCAGCAAAAAGCGGAACTTGAAGCGCAAATCGCCGCCCGCAAACCCGATGCTGAGTTAGTTGCGCGCGTCGAGCTAGAGTCGCAGCAGCTCGAGTTAAAACAATTATTGATGAATGAGCTGGCACTGCGCTCATCCCTCACCAGCCGAGGTTTTGCGCCTGTGCTGAAGGATTTAGCTATGGTGGCCGATGCGAGTGTTTGGCTAAACCATATTGTGATTAACGAGCAGCACTTTATGTTTGAAGGCTTTGCCGATCATCCGCAGAGCATTCCGCAATGGGTGGGCAAGTTAAAAACAACGAACACTTTAAAAGGTCAGGCTTTTTCGTCTATGACCATGGATCGCGGTGAGGATAAACCGCTGGCTTTCACGCTGACGAGTGAGACCCCAGAGGAGCAGGCGCGATGA
- a CDS encoding MSHA biogenesis protein MshI, with protein MDKGLFARLAFWRAKQAGAALGVYVCADKLWVYAPATESLAEQWVSYELQQEQWQQAFAKLANAFPHASLQIVLGSGRYQLLVADKPNVDSDELSQALLWSIKDMVNIPVPQIHLDYFESPLPSNKLSVVVVDKEKLRAMVQAISDQGLSVLGISIEELAMTNLFDEDNQARLVVSHHTGQDLLLTVVKQGQLYMQRRVRGFTELDKAEVDELNYGLADNLSLEIQRSMDYFESQLRQPPVASIELFADGAVDALAKLVSANFNQAVNVVNKRAVGASMAGLAFSELSRGAE; from the coding sequence ATGGATAAAGGACTTTTTGCTCGGTTGGCCTTTTGGCGAGCCAAACAGGCTGGCGCGGCGCTCGGTGTCTATGTCTGTGCCGATAAGCTTTGGGTCTATGCTCCCGCGACTGAAAGTCTTGCAGAACAATGGGTTTCCTATGAGCTGCAACAGGAACAATGGCAACAGGCCTTTGCCAAACTTGCCAATGCCTTTCCCCACGCTTCCTTACAAATTGTCCTTGGCAGTGGCCGCTATCAATTGCTCGTGGCCGACAAACCGAATGTCGATAGCGACGAATTATCCCAAGCTTTACTCTGGTCTATCAAAGACATGGTGAATATCCCTGTGCCGCAAATCCACTTGGATTACTTTGAGTCACCCCTGCCGAGCAACAAGCTCAGCGTGGTTGTGGTCGATAAAGAAAAGTTGCGCGCTATGGTGCAAGCCATCAGCGATCAAGGTTTAAGCGTGCTAGGCATTAGCATTGAAGAATTAGCCATGACCAACCTGTTTGATGAGGATAATCAGGCGAGATTGGTCGTGAGCCATCATACAGGGCAAGACTTATTGCTGACTGTGGTCAAGCAAGGTCAGCTCTATATGCAGCGTCGAGTGCGGGGGTTTACCGAACTGGATAAGGCCGAAGTGGATGAGCTTAATTACGGACTGGCGGATAACTTAAGCCTAGAAATTCAGCGTTCTATGGATTACTTTGAAAGCCAATTGCGTCAGCCTCCGGTCGCCTCAATTGAATTATTTGCCGACGGTGCAGTGGATGCTTTGGCTAAGTTGGTATCGGCTAACTTTAACCAAGCCGTTAATGTCGTTAATAAGCGTGCCGTGGGCGCGAGCATGGCGGGATTAGCCTTTAGTGAACTTTCACGAGGTGCCGAGTGA
- the csrD gene encoding RNase E specificity factor CsrD, translated as MKFTRMLTTKLTSFWLMSLAAIAFVFLLSAMMSFVQLTYKFQQQKVSELESLLIEHYQTQPDWELESWLPPMLLAYNAVEFRLTMKSEVLFAYQGNVQTQNAMVYTHLLDPKSGLNMTLTLPQPFEHYSVSWYELLILGVGLMAVIALVRFGHVWFSQQLDGIEELAQRSRLILQGKHEQALATPGNGKPRLINRALTKLLEELQDAHKERGRFDKFIRSNTFLDAQTRIGNRLFLNNRLDALSHDQGMVAHGVIYLLEMDDLDLLQQAKGESAVKELLHATVNSINSILQTLPNSIFARRSHNQFAIVVPHVSLIEADQLASKLLKVCLSQPLPDDVENQDNFYHLGCAYFTAGDNVNQLLDEADMALRAAQLQGNSNWFMYDKGAIDEEFAKGSVRWRSFLENALVQRRFYPFSQPVMDSDGVEHHKEIFTRARDNQGALVRATLFIPMANKCGLMPQVERQMIERVLGLLAQEQHKNQVYSVNLSLDTLMSRAFTQWLKTTLLEYRHLTPQLIFEVSEDIVIQHQDKLKPKLDMIRKMGARLCVDHVGQQVVGTYYIRECHFDMIKLHRSIVRHIHLRPENQLFIRSLIGGLYRTEVQVCAEGIEVFEEWQTLQILGVGMAQGMYFSEPIEVQ; from the coding sequence ATGAAATTCACTCGAATGTTAACTACAAAATTAACCAGTTTTTGGTTAATGTCTTTGGCCGCTATCGCCTTCGTCTTTTTACTCAGCGCCATGATGAGCTTTGTGCAGTTGACCTATAAGTTTCAACAGCAGAAAGTGTCTGAGCTTGAATCCCTACTTATTGAGCATTATCAAACGCAGCCCGATTGGGAATTAGAGTCTTGGTTGCCGCCTATGTTGCTGGCGTACAACGCCGTCGAATTCCGTTTGACCATGAAGAGCGAAGTGCTTTTTGCCTATCAGGGCAATGTGCAGACGCAAAATGCCATGGTGTATACCCATTTGCTCGATCCCAAGTCGGGACTGAATATGACCCTCACGCTGCCACAGCCCTTTGAGCATTACAGCGTCAGTTGGTATGAGTTGCTCATTTTAGGCGTGGGCTTGATGGCAGTCATTGCGCTGGTGCGTTTTGGCCATGTGTGGTTTTCGCAGCAGTTGGATGGTATTGAAGAACTTGCCCAGCGTAGCCGACTGATTTTGCAAGGCAAGCACGAACAAGCACTCGCGACACCGGGCAATGGTAAGCCGAGGCTGATCAACCGAGCCTTAACTAAGCTGCTCGAAGAGTTGCAAGACGCCCACAAAGAACGTGGCCGTTTCGATAAGTTTATTCGTTCCAACACTTTTTTAGATGCACAAACCCGTATCGGTAATCGACTGTTTCTAAACAACCGTCTGGATGCCTTGAGCCATGATCAAGGCATGGTGGCCCACGGGGTAATTTATCTGTTGGAGATGGACGACCTCGATTTACTGCAGCAGGCGAAAGGGGAGAGCGCGGTTAAAGAGTTGCTCCATGCGACAGTCAACAGCATTAACTCTATTTTACAGACCTTACCCAACAGCATCTTTGCACGCCGCTCCCATAATCAATTTGCGATTGTCGTGCCCCATGTGTCTTTGATTGAGGCCGACCAACTTGCCAGTAAATTACTCAAAGTCTGTCTGAGCCAACCTTTGCCCGATGATGTGGAGAATCAAGACAACTTTTATCACTTGGGCTGCGCTTACTTTACCGCCGGAGATAATGTTAATCAGTTGCTCGATGAGGCCGATATGGCATTACGTGCCGCGCAATTACAAGGTAACAGTAATTGGTTTATGTACGATAAGGGCGCGATTGATGAGGAGTTTGCCAAAGGCTCAGTGCGTTGGCGTAGCTTCTTGGAGAATGCCTTAGTTCAGCGGCGTTTTTATCCCTTTAGCCAACCAGTGATGGATTCTGACGGCGTTGAGCATCACAAGGAAATCTTTACCCGGGCGCGGGATAATCAGGGCGCGTTAGTTAGGGCGACACTCTTTATCCCTATGGCAAACAAATGCGGTTTGATGCCTCAGGTAGAACGGCAGATGATTGAGCGTGTGTTGGGTCTATTGGCGCAGGAACAACATAAAAATCAAGTTTATAGTGTGAACTTGAGCCTAGATACCTTAATGAGCCGTGCCTTTACTCAGTGGCTTAAAACCACTCTGCTCGAATATCGCCACCTGACGCCACAACTGATTTTTGAGGTGTCCGAGGACATCGTTATCCAGCACCAGGATAAGCTTAAGCCTAAGCTGGATATGATCCGTAAGATGGGCGCACGACTGTGCGTCGACCATGTGGGTCAGCAGGTGGTAGGTACTTACTATATTCGTGAATGCCATTTCGACATGATTAAACTGCATAGGTCGATTGTGCGCCATATTCATTTACGCCCAGAAAATCAATTATTTATCCGTAGTCTTATCGGTGGTTTATATCGCACCGAAGTGCAAGTCTGTGCCGAGGGCATCGAAGTCTTTGAGGAATGGCAAACCCTACAAATCCTCGGTGTAGGTATGGCGCAGGGCATGTATTTTAGTGAGCCAATTGAGGTGCAATAA
- a CDS encoding malic enzyme-like NAD(P)-binding protein has protein sequence MSDIRQQALDYHEFPVPGKTAVCLTKPAETSHDLALAYSPGVAEPVREIAANPDNAYRYTNKGNTVAVITNGTAILGLGNLGPLASKPVMEGKALLFKHFANIDSTDIEVTHNTPEEFINTVAAIAGTFGGINLEDIKAPECFVIERELIKRCNVPVFHDDQHGTAIVTAAGMINALEIQGKLISDATFVCMGAGAAAIACMTMLVKCGANRANIYMLDTKGVIHAGRNDLNEYKALFANDTDKRTLQDVIKGADVFLGLSGPNVIGAEEVAMMADKPVIFACSNPDPEIKPELAHATRSDLIMGTGRSDYPNQVNNVLCFPFIFRGALDVRASCINDEMKVAAVHAIAALAKEEVPASVLKAYPKVSSLSFGPEYVLPKPMDPRLLPRVARAVAQAAIDSGVAAITTLPQYAD, from the coding sequence ATGTCAGATATTCGTCAACAAGCACTCGATTATCATGAATTCCCCGTTCCCGGTAAAACCGCAGTCTGCCTCACTAAACCTGCTGAAACCAGCCATGACCTCGCACTAGCCTATAGCCCTGGTGTTGCTGAACCAGTACGTGAAATTGCTGCTAATCCTGACAATGCATATCGTTACACCAACAAAGGTAATACAGTCGCTGTTATCACCAACGGCACAGCGATTCTGGGTTTAGGTAACTTAGGTCCATTGGCATCAAAACCGGTGATGGAAGGTAAGGCTCTGCTGTTTAAACACTTTGCAAATATCGACTCGACCGATATCGAAGTGACCCACAACACCCCTGAAGAATTTATTAACACAGTTGCGGCTATCGCTGGCACCTTTGGTGGGATTAACCTCGAAGACATCAAGGCGCCTGAGTGCTTTGTTATCGAGCGCGAATTGATTAAGCGTTGTAATGTGCCTGTGTTCCACGATGACCAGCACGGCACCGCCATTGTGACCGCAGCGGGTATGATTAACGCCTTAGAAATCCAAGGTAAACTGATCAGCGATGCGACCTTTGTATGTATGGGTGCTGGCGCAGCGGCTATCGCCTGTATGACCATGTTGGTTAAGTGTGGTGCAAACCGTGCCAACATCTATATGTTAGATACCAAAGGCGTTATCCATGCGGGTCGTAACGATCTGAATGAATATAAAGCCCTGTTTGCAAACGATACCGACAAGCGCACCTTGCAAGATGTGATTAAAGGTGCCGACGTATTCTTAGGTTTATCTGGCCCGAACGTGATTGGCGCTGAAGAAGTGGCCATGATGGCGGATAAGCCTGTGATTTTTGCCTGTTCAAACCCAGATCCTGAAATCAAACCTGAGCTTGCCCACGCGACGCGCAGCGATTTAATCATGGGTACTGGCCGCAGCGATTATCCAAACCAAGTGAACAACGTACTGTGTTTCCCATTCATTTTCCGCGGTGCCTTGGATGTACGTGCATCTTGCATTAACGACGAGATGAAAGTGGCCGCGGTTCACGCGATTGCTGCCTTAGCAAAAGAAGAAGTCCCCGCGAGCGTATTGAAGGCTTATCCAAAGGTGAGTTCATTAAGTTTTGGCCCTGAATATGTGCTGCCAAAACCAATGGATCCACGCTTGTTACCTCGTGTTGCCCGTGCGGTTGCACAGGCTGCGATTGATTCGGGTGTTGCGGCAATCACTACGCTGCCACAATATGCGGATTAA
- the rpmE gene encoding 50S ribosomal protein L31 translates to MKPGIHPEYAVITANCTCGNVIKVNSTAGKDLHLDVCGACHPFYTGTQKVVDTGGRIDKFNKRFGMLGKK, encoded by the coding sequence ATGAAACCAGGTATCCACCCAGAATATGCAGTAATCACTGCAAACTGTACTTGTGGCAACGTAATCAAAGTAAACTCTACTGCTGGTAAAGACCTGCACTTAGACGTTTGTGGTGCATGTCACCCATTCTACACAGGTACACAAAAAGTTGTTGATACAGGCGGTCGTATCGACAAGTTCAACAAGCGTTTCGGTATGCTTGGCAAGAAATAA